One Glycine max cultivar Williams 82 chromosome 6, Glycine_max_v4.0, whole genome shotgun sequence DNA segment encodes these proteins:
- the SWEET14 gene encoding sugar efflux transporter SWEET14, with protein sequence MAETIRLAVAVLGNAASVALYAAPMVTFRRVIRKKSTEEFSCFPYIIGLLNCLLFTWYGLPVVSYKWENFPLVTVNGVGIVLELSYVLIYFWYASAKGKVKVAMTAIPVLLVFSIIAAVSAFAFHDNHHRKLLVGSIGLGVSVTMYGSPLIVMKKVIQTKSVEFMPLPLSMCSFLATVLWLIYGLLIRDIFVAGPSAVGTPLGILQLVLYCKYRKGSVVEDPSKGDLEKGNLEKVEMEIGKVEMNVTNHMNGHS encoded by the exons ATGGCAGAGACCATTCGTTTGGCTGTTGCTGTTCTTG gCAATGCAGCCTCAGTTGCCCTTTATGCTGCACCAAT GGTTAcctttagaagagttataaggAAGAAAAGCACAGAGGAGTTTTCATGCTTTCCTTACATCATTGGCCTCTTGAATTGTCTCCTTTTCACTTGGTACGGTTTGCCTGTTGTGAGTTACAAGTGGGAAAATTTCCCTCTCGTCACAGTTAATGGAGTTGGTATTGTTCTCGAGTTATCCTATGTTCTCATTTACTTCTGGTATGCTTCAGCCAAAGGAAAG GTGAAGGTAGCCATGACTGCAATACCAGTTTTGCTGGTGTTCTCTATAATTGCTGCAGTGTCAGCTTTTGCATTCCATGATAATCATCACCGGAAGCTTCTCGTAGGTAGCATCGGCTTAGGTGTTTCAGTAACAATGTATGGATCCCCTTTGATTGTAATG aAGAAAGTTATACAAACCAAGAGTGTGGAATTCATGCCACTACCGTTATCCATGTGCTCATTTTTAGCCACTGTTCTCTGGCTGATTTATGGACTTCTCATTCGTGATATATTCGTTGCG GGTCCTAGTGCGGTTGGAACTCCCTTGGGGATCTTGCAACTTGTACTTTACTGTAAATACCGAAAAGGGAGTGTTGTGGAGGATCCAAGTAAGGGGGACCTTGAGAAGGGTAACTTGGAGAAGGTGGAAATGGAAATTGGGAAAGTGGAAATGAATGTCACGAATCACATGAACGGACACTCGTGA
- the SIG5B gene encoding RNA polymerase sigma factor sigE, chloroplastic/mitochondrial-like: protein MGVVTVSSSAARTPLGLNTKFCNNRLKRPLIVAFKGDKHNDSALVATQEKIPVPVETAKKTQKKRIGKTNKLPKRESSPSSMDVDYNEAAAMLENLYKLSPASDNAECIDGKIKRVSRRGKKVVDESEEKELKGDWVVRNQNKNKKPKRLNLDQRISLKNNKSGDEVIPTRKKRNVGNKIEKIEELIREYSVSTDFVSMDWKRMRIPPVLSSSEHAWLFKLMQPMKALLQVKEDLQQELTREPADGELADATNMSITQVRKAIDVGQAARNKLIKHNLRLVLFVINKYFTDFASGPRFQDLCQAGVKGLITAIDRFEPNRRFRLSTYSLFWIRHAIIRSMTLSNFTRVPFGLESVRAEIQKAKTELTFELQRSPTEEEIIERVHISPERYHDVIKASKSILSLNSRHTTTQEEFINGIVDDDGVNGDNRKQPALLRLALDDVLDSLKPKESLVIRQRFGLDGKGDRTLGEIAGNLNISREMVRKHEVKALMKLKHSARLDYLRRYVV, encoded by the exons ATGGGAGTTGTGACTGTTTCTAGCTCGGCTGCTCGGACTCCATTGGGATTGAATACAAAGTTTTGCAATAATCGTCTGAAGAGACCTTTAATTGTAGCATTTAAGGGGGATAAGCACAATGACTCAGCTTTGGTTGCAACACAAGAGAAAATTCCTGTGCCGGTTGAAACGGCGAAGAAGACGCAGAAAAAGAGGATAggaaaaactaacaaactaccTAAGAGAGAGAGTTCTCCATCTTCCATGGATGTGGACTACAATGAAGCTGCTGCCATGCTTGAAAATCTATACAAACTTAGCCCTGCTTCTGATAATGCAGAATGCATAGATGGTAAAATCAAAAGAGTCTCTCGGAGAGGGAAGAAGGTTGTTGATGAAAGTGAAGAAAAGGAGTTAAAGGGCGATTGGGTGGTCAGAAAccagaacaagaacaagaaacctAAACGATTGAATCTTGATCAGAGAATTTCATTaaagaataacaaaagtggGGACGAAGTCATTCCAACtcgaaagaaaagaaatgttgGGAACAAAATTGAGAAGATTGAAGAACTTATTCGGGAATATTCAGTATCAACTGATTTTGTCAGTATGGATTGGAAAAGAATGAGAATACCTCCCGTTCTTTCTTCTTCAGAGCATGCTTGGTTGTTCAAATTGATGCAACCTATGAAG GCACTGCTTCAAGTGAAAGAAGATTTACAGCAGGAGTTGACAAGAGAACCTGCAGATGGTGAACTAGCTGATGCAACAAACATGAGCATTACACAAGTAAGGAAAGCAATAGATGTTGGTCAAGCTGCAAGAAATAAACTCATAAAG CACAATCTCCGGCTTGTTTTGTTCGTGATCAACAAATATTTTACAGATTTTGCAAGTGGCCCTAGGTTTCAAGATCTTTGCCAGGCAGGAGTTAAGGGGCTTATAACAGCAATCGATCGTTTTGAGCCAAACAGGAGATTTCGGCTATCAACTTATAGTTTGTTTTGGATAAGACATGCTATCATTCGTTCAATGACCCTCTCAAACTTCACACGTGTTCCCTTTGGACTTGAATCG GTTCGAGCAGAAATTCAAAAAGCTAAAACTGAGTTAACATTTGAGCTTCAGAGGTCACCAACAGAGGAAGAAATAATAGAAAGAGTTCATATATCCCCTGAAAGATACCATGACGTAATTAAGGCATCAAAATCCATTCTTTCTCTGAACTCGAGACATACAACCACACAAGAGGAGTTCATTAATGGGATCGTTGATGATGATGGTGTTAATGGTGATAATAGGAAACAACCTGCTCTACTAAGGCTTGCTCTTGATGATGTG cttGATTCCCTGAAGCCGAAGGAGAGCTTGGTGATCAGACAGAGATTTGGACTTGATGGCAAGGGTGACAGAACATTGGGAGAAATTGCTGGGAACTTGAATATATCTAGGGAAATGGTTAGAAAGCACGAAGTCAAGGCTCTTATGAAGCTCAAGCATTCAGCTAGATTGGATTATCTTCGCCGTTATGTTGTATAA